The genomic stretch cactcacgcatgctccccccgaccccccccccccccctctcacacacacacatacacgcatcaCAATAACTTAAATAAAACGGTTATAGAGAGAACACGTTAGCCAAGGCAGTTGGTTGCAGCTTTTGGTTAATTTTGACACTACCAGAGTCCCGTTACCCGTTACTTACTTTCCGGCTTCTGGGTTTACAACGGTTCATCATACGAAGATCTACACGTTAGCGAAAGCACGCAAGAGATGACACTTCTCAAATCTTTGGTTTAGCTTTGCATACTcttccattacattatttattttggcccGGCGTTTTCTGGGGTTGATGTAATTTGAAGTAAGGCTGAAGTATGCtacttataaaaaaatatagatGTATTATACTACGTCACAGTATTCATCATTCTGACGTTGCTAAGCATGTTCCACCACAAACCATAGGAATTGCCGTTTTGTGTTGACGTCATAAATTTCTGCGAATTCTGTATCTGGGCTGCACGAACAACTCGCATTAAAATTATAAAGTCAACACCCAGTTAATCACTTGCTATATATCCTACATGGGGCATTGacgacaaacaaacaaacaaacaaacaaacaaacaaacaaacaaacaaataaataaataaataaataaataaataaataaataaataaataaataaataaatagtgagTAATGCACACTAACCTAATGCACCCTTTTGCAATACGTATTTCGCGTGTCCTCTGCACTTAGGTGTACAGGTAGGTGACAAATTTCGCATGAAAGTTCGTCATATTATGTCGCATTACCAATCTGAAACTGCGTTTcaaaaaagatatttattatttatttccgtTTACATTCGCCCGTCTTGAGCGTCAAAATATCCTTAAATCGGTATTCATAGAAAGTTAATAAAATGGCCAGCAGATGGCATGATACCTCTTTTGTGTTGTCCTAGTTGTCCCTTTTCAAGTACGCGTTCAGTGGTTCATTTATTTCGCATTCCCATTTCCCAAAACTTATTATAAAACTTATCTTACTTTTAATATTAGTCCCCATCAAGTGCTCTGGTATTACTGTGACAAACGGaatctgtttttaaagcataatTCCATGATGGATGTTGTAGTTTTTAATAATACATGGATGTGTGGGCTGCGAGACAGAAACTTATTGTGGATCTTTTAAATTCAGCAACCCCACTGTGAATGGATCTCTGAGATTGACATTCTACCCCTGAACTCCCCCATCATGGACAACTTGCCAGCATGAGTCACTTCATTACCAAGGGCCAGAGGCAAATGGGAAGCTAtaacatgggtgtgtgtgtgtgtgtgtgtgagtgcaacgTTTTTCCTGGCATCGGTAACAGGCTAATGAAATCAATGGCCACATGAAATCATGTGGTCACATGAAATCATGTCgaacaatgagagagagagagagagagagagagagagagagagagagagagagagagagagagagagaggattctTGTATAATTGTGAAATAGTAGCCTGAACTGAACCAAAGACAGCCTGAAGGGCCGGCCTGAAGTCTGACCATTGCTCCAGACAGCTGTACTGACCATGGCTCCATACTGCTTTCCTCATTCCTGCTCTGTTGTCCTGCCCAGATTATAGATCAACATGGCTGCCTTCACTACTATCCCACACTGTTGCCCAGTGAACCCGTGGCTTTCTTGATTCTTTCCAAAATTTTCCCTCAAAGCACAACATGAAAGCACCAAGTTCTTTAGGGATTCAgtccaaatgaaaatgactcagtttgtgcgtgtgagcacGAGGCACAGCAGGAGGTTTACTGTCTGCAGGAGTCAGACTTGTGTCTGTTTTAAATCCTAGAAAAGACTGAAGACAATCCGCTTCATGATCATAGTAGAGCATAGCCCAGAAATACGCTGCTACTGTTCACCCCGGAAAGAATGTATAGCACATAAAGCAAACAATCAACAAAGACACAGATATATCAGaaaaaatgcatgcagaaaaaagattaaaatgtaatttaaataacCACTTAAGGAGGTTCCCTGCCAGGAGTAAAGCCAAAGGAACAAAATTAAAAGAAGACCTTGGAAACTCTGAGTATTTCCCACCCTGTCCAGAAACCATCAAATATGCAGCTGCTTCACATCGGTCTGCCTGAAAATGTCTTCACCTCATCCATCACCCACTTCCTGCTGGATGAGTACTCTTGATCCATGATGGTGGGTGACAAGTTGATTATAGACTCCCAacttcctccacacacacatgcacacgcacacatacacgcacatgcacacacaccagtaaaTTACTCTCATGTTAAAAGTTTGCTGTGATGCTTACAAAAGTAATTGAAttaattccttttttgttttcattttgaggacCTGTATTAATTGTCTGCAGTAACctgaggtagagggagagatacttgtataatagtaatattaataaaaatagtaTCATTACTTGATAATTGATtactctgctgctctctgttgAGATCCAACCTATATATacatagagcgagagagagaggggggggggggggggggggggtgatgataCAGAAGCATCATGTATCCCATTATTTTAAGGACTGTTAGTCAATATATGCTTATTAGGGTTACATCCCCATCTGTGAACCACATTTCCCAAGAAGAACCTGTCAAAAACTCCATGAAAGTCCTTATGCATCTTCATTGTCTGTTAGTCTTTACGTGTTGAATAGTTTGAATTTATGTCATAAAAGCTGGCAATTTTAAGCACATCTGAAAAAGCATTAACGAGAGTGTTTAAAACTGCTTGAGTCCTGTTGTCGCAAGTCCAAATGTCTCTCTTTCATTGCAGGTGTGATGAGGCattggacatttttttaataaaaagtattttgagtttacattttgaaaatagcaAACAATATTGTAAATTGTTGTCCTGGGGTTGAGaaagcaatgttttttattgtcaCTGAAAGgtgttttgtgattttattttcagctcaCACTTTTTTGGTCACGTTCTAAATCTGgttgatttgtaaaaaaatctgCTCTTTACTGTATAGTAAAAtacttcaaaatgaaaaagaaaaaaaagtccatcATGTGCAGCACTAGAAATGCCGCGATTTTGCACGAGTTGGCCATGTGACGCTTGGAAGGCTTTACAGTTTATGGTGTAATAATGTCAACTCCATGCAATTTCGaactttctttattttttcgtATGAATAAACATTACATTCAAACAAGTAGACAATTTCATTTGTGAACTGCAATTTAAGagaacttaaaaacaaaacacaaacaaacaaacaaaaaaacaaaacaattcgGTTAAGGTGATGTCCAACCCGTGTAATAGGCCTATCGCGCCGTTTCAGCCGGGCTGCTGGCTTGTGTGATATGTATGATGTAAGATGAAATTCgatatatataattcatattggttttaaatttcattatgtaatTACCTGGTTATTTTTATCTGTAAGGATCTCCGTGTCATGCCAATGCTACTAGAGCATCACCATTCCTTCTTCTGTGCTTTGGTATATTGGcaaatgcagaaatgcacacTTTCTCGCAAAGTGTATGGCAGTTTACAGTGCAATAATGCCAGGTTTGTCTGAATTACAGCTGTGCGCAGACAATATCGCATTatcaaaaatatagaaataactTCATTGTCCCCAGGCGAAGGGTCTGATGGAGACAATGGCGGTTCTGAAGAGGCTACAATGGATCTTCGTTCACCGTGGCACATAGGCTATAAGTGTAGCCTACTTATATATAGGGGTTATTCCGGTGGCTATATTTAGAAAAGTGGAGATGTCATAACTTAAGTCTCCAGTCGCACTTCACCACCAGCTACACTTCATACGCTGACAAGCAGCGTAGGCTGCAGAGTCTAAAGATTAGGATATGTTTTATACTTTAACCCAACTTTTTGCGTAATTTTAAAAGCAGTCGCTTATATCGTGTTACGTTATAATTTGCCTTGCCCATGTGCAACCAGCTGAACCTGTTTATCACTAGTAATAGGCTACTGTAGGGCGGACCTTCGCATGCGTTCCCTATGTCACCGATGCAAgttgtggagagagagagagagagagctacctTGTGGACCCAATAAATACCTGAAGACTTTAGCATTCAAATGACTGACAATAGGCTGTCTTGTGCGTTGGGGACAGATCTGGTTTCAGTTAATTTGACTGAATTTCCATTAATCGAGTTTACCGTTAAAAGAGAAAAGGACTAGGCTAAGCTACAGTTAATAAGCTATCGGTCGTTGACAGGCTGCCATCGCCTTGGTAAAAAACTCGGATAATGCCTGGTCATAACGATCAGATGACAGTAACACGTGCTGTCATATCTTATTGGCTCCGTTCCAAATTTAATACCGGATTACATTTTGCCCTGGCCGAAGTGACTTGTTAATAAGAAAAACcgaacacagagtttgtttcTGCACTTTTAAATCAACCAGATTTCTATAAAAAATGGGATCAAAAGGCATCTTTTTACTTTTACTACTGGGCACGTTAAGTGCATATTATGTTTACTTACCTATTCCGGATGAAATAGAAGAGAGATGGAAGTTGATGGCCACAGACTGCTTTTTCAGAAGTCTCAGCCACCTGGTAGGTTCAATGATATAATACTATAATGCAATGTAAGCTATGGTTTTATTTATCACAGTGTATGATGCTGAATGAACCTAACATTGCTTAAAGTCTTAATTTAGCTAAAAAGTCAAATAGACAGTGTCACATTTCGTTGTCCGTACGAATATAAATTCCAGGCACACCGGTAACCTAAACCAATACAGATACACCGCGTTTTGATTGCCAGTTTTTAGTGTTACTAAAGATGCGTTGTTGGAATTCCGGACAAATCACGTTTATGCTACatgtagatttatttttgtagccTGCAGTAATATAAACGCCGACTGATAAAGAGCGTTTACAACGGATTATCTATGCCAGATCGTAATCCCCGTATTGTATGTCTATTCCTGCTCACCCTTTCTAATAATAGACGCTATTAAATAACGCATCGCTTTATTTGTGGAGTTGGGTAGCTTAAGACTTCGTGGCACTTCCGACAGAAGATAAGAGGCTACTGTCTATATTCTTGTTTTAGAAGTGCGGCTGGCATTGATTATGAAATAGCCTACTGAAACCCGCGCTGTATTTGTTTGTACTGTACTTGAGAAGCAGTACTAACTGTTGTCAAaagtaaatactgtacatttttgtcacatagcaattattattattattattattattattattattattattattgctgattCACCACTCttttttgcatatttcataatttctgaaTCAGGCCTGTAAGATACACaatgtgttcatattttatgtgtttgaattgtaattttaaattCTGCAGTCAACTTTCTTTATTCCTGACATACGACCTACATCAGTACCAGTCCATGTGGGCTGTGAGGCTTAACTGTGCCCATAAGAAATCAATCTGCTTAAATAAACTGCTCAATTATTCTCATTCAACATCCTTATTACAATTTACCCCAAGAGAAAGCatggaagagggagaaaaaggaagAGGGGCTGTTGGGGCTATGAAGACGTCTTCCCATTTGCAAATAATGTACCAAATTTAAATGGACACAAATATGCTTTacatttgtaattattattaatcacaAAGCATTGTGGAATATCACCATGCTGGTTTATCTAATATTTGAAAAGGGGCTGACGGCTGAGCTGGGTGTCTCTGCACACAGTCTTTTCTGTTGTTACACAGAGCTCACAAGGGGAACAGCTGATCCATTCTCTGCTGCATTTAAAGGGTTTAACACTCCCTCAGTGAATGTGGCAGCCCAGGGGCTAATGCTATGAGGATGAAGTGGTGTCGTGATTTGAAATTCAGACTGGAGATGTGGAGGGAGAGGCCCGCGGTGATGAGAGGGGTTGGTCTGTGTAATGTCCAGTTCAATGGGTGTTATGTTGGGCAATGGGCTGACAAACATCTGACAGACTATTACTGCATACCATTTTGCTGATTACCACatctaatgtaaaaaaatagcTTGCGGATTGAATATGGAACTATGTTTATAATAATCACCGCAGGTCTGAGCTAATAGTCATCCAGCTTACACTATTCAGTGGACACGTCCTCACCCTGCAGTATTCCAGTAAGTGCCATTTTACACCTCTCTTCTCTTCATCCACAACTCTGTTCATGGCTTTTCCCATTGATATTTACCTGGCAAACACAGCAGGGTTTCATCTTCCTAAAGGAGGATCATCAAAGTTGTAAACCATGCTAATTATCTTCTTCCTATTAATGTTGTCTTTCCTCCCCTCTGCTCCATAACTGCCTCTATTCCGTCTTTATTCCCTTTTCAATTTcggtttattttttgttcttcctctctcttccaccCTCTCTTCAGGCAGAACTAAGTGAGTTGCTGGGTCTGAAGGATTACATGGGGGTCATGATGTTCATCACTTTCGTGGAGGAAGTGGTCCCAGTGTCAGATGAGCATGTACGCGTGACAATGGAGGTGTTTGACGGGGTAGAGGTTGTGGTCTATGAGCCGGGCCAGCAGGGCGGCAACGGGGAGCTGAAGAGGGCAGTTGTTTACCTGCATGGCGGAGGATGGTGTCTGGGAAGCGCAAGTGAGTACTCTTCCATACAGCACATCCTTGtcatatgtgtgtgctgtacatgcatgcatgggtgagagagaaagagagagagttgttAGAAATAAGCAGTTGAATGTGTTTCCTGTTGGCTGAAAGCTAaccatttttactatttccatCCAGTCCCCTACTCATTAAGATAACTAAGAAAAGAAGctattgaaaaataaactgttctgTCTCAGTATGTTAAAAAGGGACAGATCATGATTTCTGATTGGTTTGGCCTATCTGTCCCAGACCCAAATTCGAAATGTCCACTGTGTGCTCTTATCTGTGGACAGTGTTCTCCATGacaataagatttaaaaaatgccgGTTGTTGAGAGAGGCCAACCAATGGTGGTCTCTCTCAACAGATGATGTGAGACATAACAGAAAACTGTAAAATCATGCTACATGtgatatacactacatttctaaaagtatgtggacacctgaacatcacactcatatatagttgttgaacatctcattacAAAACTATGGGAATTCATGTTATATGAATTATCCCCCCCCTTTTCTGCCTCCACTGttttgggaaggctttccagtagattttagAACATAGCTgcagggattcacttccattcagccacaagagcattagtgaggtttggCACTGATTTTGGGCGTAAGGCATGGCTCACAGTCAGCGTTCCAATTCACATTTGGTGGGGTAGGTaggccagtcaaattcttcccCAACAAACTAGAAAACCAtgtctttatggaccttgctttgtgcccaggggcatagtcatgctgaaacaggaaagggctttcccGAAACGGTTGTCACAAatttggaagcacacaattctctagaatgtcactatatgcagtagcattaagatttcccttcactggaactaaggggcctagcccaaactgTGAAAAGCAGCCCCAttccattattcctcctccaacaaactttacagttggcactagtCGGCCCAATACATTTGGCACTATACATTCCGTCAAACCCTGTCAGACTGGCAGATAGTGAAGcctgattcatcactccagagaaatCATTTCCACTGCCCCAGAGGCCGCTGGCTGTGCGCTTtgcaccactccagccgacgcttggcattgcgcatggtgatcttacACTTGTGTACAGCTGCTCGGACCTGGAAACCCATATCCTGAAGCACTTGACGAATgattcttgtgctgacgttgtttccagaggttgtTTGGAACTCTATAGTGAATGTTGCAtccgaggacagatgatttttatgcgctacatgcttcagcactcagcggtcctgttctgtgtgcttgtgtggcctactgcttcgTGGCTGGAGATTTTGTTGCTCCTGTACATTTctacttcacaataacagcacttataattgactggggcagctctagcaaagcagaaatttgacaaactgacctatgacagtgccacgttgaaagtcactgagctcttcagtacgacccattctactgccaggGTTGGTCAATGGAGTgaatgcttgattttatttgcctgttagcaatgggtgtggcttaAATAGGCAAAACCGCTAAATAGAAGGGGTGACCACAtccttttggaaatgtagtgtttcACTTACTTTCCATGCAGATCATTATAATGACTTTTCCATAACTGTAAAGCATCCCTAAACCATGTCAAATTCATTCCAGAGCATTTATATAAAAGGAATGCACATTTTGtgtagtttatttattcatttatttatttatgacctttatttatacagttgcTACACAACcattgctttttgtttctgtaaaggAATGGGACCGTATGATCTTCTTGCCAGACAGATGGTCAGCGAACTTAATGCTGTTGTCGTGTCTGTGGAGTAAGCATTTCATATTTGTTCCATAATATTAcgatttcattttcacatcacTGAAAATTCAGTCCCGCCCAACCTCACACAGCTTTGCCACACTTCTGCCGAGAGCGCATATTCTGTTTCAGTTGAATTATTACGTAGAAAACGAGGTGGGGACATATTTTCTttgatcaattttttttccctacattgttacttatttatttaacggATTTCATATTTcgctatttatatttatttccagtCTCACTTACTTGACTTGCAGTGCCCTGTGGGTGGAATTGGGCTTGTGTATACAGAGAAAGGGGGGCACATTTTGACATTGCTAAGCACATGCCCTCCCACATTTATCCGGACTGAGATGGCTACAGAGATAACCCCGGGGTCAAAAAGATGCACAAATTACAAGCCCAGATTCTGTGCCcatgagagtttttttttaacccattcTCTGtctatccatttttttttaaatttcctctGCAGTGGGTGACTGTTGAAGTGTAATGCGGTTTTCAcaccttttctcttttggtcagTAATTACCAATTATTGACTGGGGTAGAGAATGGGGCTGGGTCAAGGAAGCCCGCCATTGGACAATACCATGTTTGCCCAATCTCAAGTATTGCCGGAATGTGATCGCATTGACTTTCAGAGCCTGCACAAACAGACAACACTAATCTCTGCAGGAATGCTGTTAGCACACACATCTGACTCATATTAGCACATTTCGAGCAAAGTGtctggtcttttttatttttagcgcTAGTGTTTGAAGCATGCAGCCTGAACTATTCATCACACATGCCCAGCGTTTTCACAGATAGAATTAAATATAGATCTACAGCATTCAGTTATTCAGACAACTGAACTTGGAAGTCCAACATGCATTCTGACCCAACAGGTATCGCCGGGCCCCAGAGCACCACTTTCCTGTCCCATTTGAAGATGTGTATCGTGTTGTCAAGCACTTCCTTCAGGCAGAGGTTCTGGCCCAGTATTCTGTGGACCCGGGCCGCATTGCTGTGTCAGGGGATAGTGCTGGGGGCAACTTGGCAGCTGCAGTTGCCCAACAGGTATGCCACACTGAGAGCCTTCATTCCCTTTTCCTCAtactctttctccttttctcttcccATTAcactcagatttttttcttctgaattttCCCAGTTTGCTAACAGGTCATGTATTGGAATTCtgatgtcactgtgatgtcTGTTGGTGTAGCTGGAGCAGGACCCTGAGCAGAAGGTGACCCTGAAGGCCCAGGCTCTGCTCTACCCTGTGCTGCAGGCCCTGGACCTCAACACGCCGTCATACCAGCAGAACCGGGACATGCCCATCCTGCCTAAGACTCTGATGGTGCGTTTCTGGAGCCAGTACTTCACCAGGGACCAGGCCCTGTTCCGCGCCATGATGGCCAACTCGCACAACAGCCTGGAGTCCGCCGGCCTGCTGAAGTTCGTCAACTGGAGCGCGCTCCTCCCCGAGAGCTTACACGGGCCGTATGAATACAGCGCCCCCGTGGCGGGGAGCTCGGACCCATCCCGCGCCGCGGCGGCCATCGCCGACCCCCGGGCCTCCCCGCTGCTGGCCCCGGACTCCGCGCTGCGGCCCCTGCCCAAGACCTACGTGCTCACGGGCGAGTACGACGTGCTGCGGGACGACGGGTTCATGTACGTGACGCGCCTGCAGAGGGCCGGCGTGGACGTCACGCACGAACACTACGCCGCCGGCTTCCACGGCGCGCTGATGTTCACCGTGTGGCCCACCGACTTTGCCATTGGCCACAGGATGATGGACAATTACATCCACTGGCTAAAGCAAAACTTGTAGGCCGCCGCCCCCTTCCTGTTACCAGTGGCAACTTGCCGGTTC from Anguilla anguilla isolate fAngAng1 chromosome 12, fAngAng1.pri, whole genome shotgun sequence encodes the following:
- the aadac gene encoding arylacetamide deacetylase isoform X1, whose product is MGSKGIFLLLLLGTLSAYYVYLPIPDEIEERWKLMATDCFFRSLSHLAELSELLGLKDYMGVMMFITFVEEVVPVSDEHVRVTMEVFDGVEVVVYEPGQQGGNGELKRAVVYLHGGGWCLGSARMGPYDLLARQMVSELNAVVVSVEYRRAPEHHFPVPFEDVYRVVKHFLQAEVLAQYSVDPGRIAVSGDSAGGNLAAAVAQQLEQDPEQKVTLKAQALLYPVLQALDLNTPSYQQNRDMPILPKTLMVRFWSQYFTRDQALFRAMMANSHNSLESAGLLKFVNWSALLPESLHGPYEYSAPVAGSSDPSRAAAAIADPRASPLLAPDSALRPLPKTYVLTGEYDVLRDDGFMYVTRLQRAGVDVTHEHYAAGFHGALMFTVWPTDFAIGHRMMDNYIHWLKQNL
- the aadac gene encoding arylacetamide deacetylase isoform X2; the encoded protein is MEVDGHRLLFQKSQPPELSELLGLKDYMGVMMFITFVEEVVPVSDEHVRVTMEVFDGVEVVVYEPGQQGGNGELKRAVVYLHGGGWCLGSARMGPYDLLARQMVSELNAVVVSVEYRRAPEHHFPVPFEDVYRVVKHFLQAEVLAQYSVDPGRIAVSGDSAGGNLAAAVAQQLEQDPEQKVTLKAQALLYPVLQALDLNTPSYQQNRDMPILPKTLMVRFWSQYFTRDQALFRAMMANSHNSLESAGLLKFVNWSALLPESLHGPYEYSAPVAGSSDPSRAAAAIADPRASPLLAPDSALRPLPKTYVLTGEYDVLRDDGFMYVTRLQRAGVDVTHEHYAAGFHGALMFTVWPTDFAIGHRMMDNYIHWLKQNL